The sequence GGCCACTTCATGACCATGACTGACCCGATCGCAGACATGCTGACCCGTCTGCGTAACGCTAACTCGGCGTACCACGACACCGTCGTGATGCCGCACAGCAAGATCAAGTCGCACATCGCAGAGATCCTCAAGCAGGAGGGTTTCATCACCGGCTGGAAGGTCGAGGACGCCGAGGTCGGTAAGAACCTCGTCCTCGAGCTGAAGTTCGGGCCGAACCGTGAGCGCTCCATCGCGGGCATCAAGCGGATCTCGAAGCCCGGTCTGCGCGTGTACGCGAAGTCCACCAACCTGCCGAAGGTGCTCGGCGGCCTGGGCGTGGCGATCATCTCCACGTCGCACGGTCTGCTCACCGGCCAGCAGGCAGGCAAGAAGGGCGTAGGTGGGGAAGTCCTCGCCTACGTCTGGTAGTCGGGAACGGAGGAAAAGCAATGTCGCGAATCGGCAAGCTCCCCATCCAGGTTCCCGCCGGTGTGGACGTCACCATCGATGGCAGCACGGTTGCGGTGAAGGGCCCCAAGGGTTCCCTCTCCCACACCGTCAAGGCTCCCATCGCCGTTGTTAAGGGCGAGGACGGCGTTCTGAACGTCACCCGTCCGAACGACGAGCGTCAGAACAAGGCCCTGCACGGCCTGTCCCGCACGCTGGTGGCGAACATGATCACCGGTGTGACCACGGGATACGTCAAGGCTCTCGAGATCAGCGGTGTCGGTTACCGTGTCCTGGCGAAGGGCTCCAACCTGGAGTTCCAGCTGGGTTACAGCCACCCGATCCTGGTGGAGGCGCCCGAGGGCATCTCCTTCAAGGTCGAGTCGCCGACCAAGTTCACGGTCGAGGGCATCGACAAGCAGAAGGTCGGCGAGGTCGCCGCCAACATCCGCAAGCTGCGGAAGCCCGACCCGTACAAGGCCAAGGGTGTCAAGTACGCCGGCGAAGTCATCCGCCGCAAGGTCGGAAAGGCTGGTAAGTAGCCATGGCATACGGTGTGAAGATCGCCAAGGGCGACGCGTACAAGCGCGCTGCCAAGGCTCGCCGCCACATCCGCATCCGCAAGAACGTCTCGGGTACGGCGGAGCGTCCGCGCCTCGTCGTGACGCGTTCGAACCGCAACATCGTTGCTCAGGTCATCGACGACCTCCAGGGTCACACCCTGGCGTCGGCGTCGACCCTGGACGCTTCGATCCGCGGTGGCGAAGGCGACAAGAGCTCGCAGGCCCAGGCTGTCGGCGCGCTCGTCGCCGAGCGTGCCAAGGCTGCGGGTGTCGAGACCGTCGTGTTCGACCGCGGTGGCAACCGATACGCCGGGCGCATTGCCGCTCTGGCTGACGCCGCCCGCGAAGCCGGGCTGAAGTTCTAAGCCCCGGTTCCGGGACTCACGGACGTAACAGAGAGAGGTAATCCAATGGCTGGACCCCAGCGCCGCGGAAGCGGTGCCGGTGGCGGCGAGCGGCGGGACCGGAAGGGTCGCGACGGTGGCCCTGCCGCCGAGAAGACCGCTTACGTTGAGCGCGTTGTCGCGATCAACCGCGTCGCCAAGGTTGTCAAGGGTGGTCGCCGCTTCAGCTTCACCGCGCTGGTCGTGGTGGGCGACGGTGACGGCACTGTAGGTGTCGGTTACGGCAAGGCCAAGGAAGTTCCCGCGGCCATCGCCAAGGGTGTCGAGGAAGCCAAGAAGAACTTCTTCAAGGTTCCGCGCATCCAGGGCACCATCCCTCACCCGATCCAGGGCGAGAAGGCTGCGGGCGTCGTCCTGCTGAAGCCTGCTTCCCCCGGTACCGGTGTTATCGCCGGTGGCCCGGTGCGCGCCGTTCTGGAGTGCGCCGGCGTTCACGACATCCTGTCGAAGTCCCTGGGCTCCGACAACGCGATCAACATCGTGCACGCGACCGTGGCGGCCCTCCAGGGCCTGCAGCGTCCCGAGGAGATCGCGGCTCGCCGTGGTCTGCCCCTCGAGGACGTCGCCCCCGCGGCTCTGCTTCGTGCACGTGCTGGGGCGGGTGCGTAATGGCTCGCCTCAAGATCACGCAGACGAAGTCGTACATCGGCAGCAAGCAGAACCACCGCGACACGCTGCGTTCGCTCGGGCTCAAGCGCCTGAACGACGTCGTCGTCAAGGAGGACCGCCCCGAGTTCCGCGGAATGGTTCACACCGTCCGCCACCTCGTGACGGTTGAGGAGGTTGACTAATCATGGCTGAGAACAGCCCGCTGAAGGCCCACAACCTCCGTCCCGCCCCCGGCGCCAAGACCGCGAAGACCCGTGTCGGTCGTGGTGAGGCGTCGAAGGGTAAGACGGCCGGTCGTGGTACGAAGGGCCAGAAGGCCCGTTACCAGATCCCGCAGCGCTTCGAGGGTGGGCAGATGCCCCTCCACATGCGCCTGCCGAAGCTCAAGGGCTTCAAGAACCCGTTCCGCACCGAGTTCCAGGTTGTCAACCTGGACAAGCTCGGCGCTCTCTACCCCGAGGGTGGAGAAGTCACGGTGGCCGACCTGGTCGCCAAGGGCGCGGTTCGCAAGAACAGCCTCGTCAAGGTCCTGGGCCAGGGCGAGATCTCCGTGGCGCTGCAGGTTTCGGTTGACGCCGTCTCCGCCTCCGCCAAGGAGAAGATTGCCGCTGCCGGCGGCACCGTCACCGAGCTCGTCTAAGACGATTTCAGTGGCTGAATAGCTCGAAACCCGACCGGGGATGCCTCACATATGGGGCATCCCCGGTCGGTCGTTCCACGGAAGGCACACTCGCCGGTAAGGTGGCGTGCACCTTTGCTTTGTCGTATTCGTCGATCCCTCAGACCGTCACCTCTGACGCAGTAGCGCGGGGGTCGCAGGAGGCACCGTGCTCACCGCGTTCGCCCGGGCGTTCAAGACGCCCGACCTGCGCAAGAAGCTGCTCTTCACGCTCGGCATCATCGTGCTGTTCCGGCTCGGGTCCCACGTCCCGGTACCCGGCGTGAGCTACAAGAACGTTCAGATCTGTGTGGAGCAGGCAGGCAGCAGCAATGGGCTGTTCGGCCTGGTCAACATGTTCAGCGGCGGTGCGCTGCTGCAGATCACGATCTTCGCGCTCGGCATCATGCCCTACATCACGGCGAGCATCATTCTGCAGCTGCTGACCGTGGTCATCCCGAAGCTGGAGACTCTCAAAAAAGAGGGACAGTCCGGCACGGCGAAGATCACTCAGTACACGCGCTATCTGACGGTCGCGCTCGCGATCCTGCAGGGCACGGGCCTCGTCGCCACGGCCCGCACCGGTGCCCTGTTCCAGGGGTGCCAGGCCGCCAGCGAGATCGTTCCCGACCGCTCGATCTTCACCACGGTCGTCATGGTCATCACCATGACCGCCGGTACCTGCGTCGTCATGTGGCTCGGTGAGCTCATCACCGACCGCGGCATCGGCAACGGCATGTCGATCCTCATGTTCATCTCGATCGCCGCCGGCTTCATCGGCGCCCTCTGGCAGATCAAGCTCCAGGGCAAGATCGCTGACGGCTGGGTCGAGTTCGGCGTCGTGATGCTCGTCGGCCTCGCGATGGTGGGCCTGGTGGTCTTCGTCGAGCAGGCGCAGCGCCGGATCCCGGTCCAGTACGCGAAGCGCATGATCGGCCGCCGTGCTTACGGCGGTACCTCGACCTACATCCCGCTCAAGGTGAACCAGGCGGGCATCATCCCCGTCATCTTCGCCTCGTCGCTGCTCTACATCCCGGCACTGGTCGTGCAGTTCAGCGGGTCCCAGGCCGGCTGGGCCACCTGGATCCAGAAGCACTTCGTCAAGGGCGACCACCCGTACTACATCGCCGCCTACTTCCTCCTGATCGTTTTCTTCGCGTTCTTCTACGTGGCGATCTCGTTCAACCCCGAGGAAGTTGCAGACAACATGAAGAAGTATGGTGGGTTCATCCCGGGCATCCGCGCCGGTCGGCCCACCGCCGAGTACCTCAGCTACGTACTCAACCGGATCACCTGGCCGGGGTCGCTGTACCTGGGTCTCATCGCTCTTGTGCCGACGATGGCGTTGGCCGGCTTCGGAGCGAACCAGAACTTCCCGTTCGGCGGGACGAGCATCCTGATCATCGTGGGTGTGGGTCTGGAAACCGTGAAGCAGATCGAGAGCCAGCTCCAGCAGCGTAATTACGAAGGGTTCCTCCGCTGATGCGAATCGTCCTCGTTGGACCGCCCGGTGCGGGCAAGGGAACGCAGGCCGCGTTCCTTGCCAAGAACCTGTCGATTCCGCACATCTCCACGGGCGACCTGTTCCGGGCCAACATCAGCCAGGGCACCGACCTGGGCAAGCAGGCGAAGGCGTACATGGACGCCGGCGACCTGGTGCCCGACGAGGTGACCATCGGCATGGCGAAGGACCGTATGGAGCAGCCGGACGCCGTGAACGGCTTCCTGCTCGACGGCTTCCCGCGCAACGTCTCGCAGGCCGAGGCGCTCGACGTGATGCTCCAGGCCGAGGGCATGAAGCTCGACGCCGTCCTCGACCTGGAGGTCGAGGAGGACGAGGTCGTCAAGCGGATCGCCGGTCGGCGCATCTGCCGCAACGACTCCTCGCACGTCTTCCACGTGACGTACGCCCCGCCGAAGGCCGAGGGTGTCTGCGACACCTGCGGTGGCGAGCTGTACCAGCGCGGCGACGACTCCGAGGCCACGGTGCGCAACCGGCTCGAGGTCTACCACACGCAGACCGAGCCGATCATCGACTACTACAAGGCCCAGGGCCTGCTGGTGACCATCCCGGCCCTCGGTGAGGTCGCGGACGTCACGAAGCGCGCGATGGACGCCCTCAAGAAGTAGTAACCCTTTGTGTGCAGGTACGGCCGCGGTGTCCCCAGGGCATCGCGGCCGTACTGTTGAGAAGACCTGAACAACGCAGATCCGAAGGTGGAAGGCATTTCCCATGGTCCAGATCAAGACCCCCGAGCAGATCGCGAAGATGCGCGAGGCAGGGCTGGTCGTCGCGGCGATCCACGCTGCGACCCGTGAGGCGGCCGTGCCGGGCGCCACGACGCGGGATCTGGACATGGTGGCCCGCAAGGTCATCGCCGACGCCGGTGCCAAGTCGAACTTCCTCGGCTACGGCGGCTTCCCCGCGACGATCTGCACCTCGGTGAACGAGGTCGTCGTCCACGGCATCCCGGACGACAAGACGGTCCTCAAGGACGGCGACATCATCTCGATCGACGCGGGCGCGATCGTCGACGGCTGGCACGGCGACGCCGCGTACACCGCCTTCGTCGGCACCGGGCACGCCCCTGAGCTCGTGGAGCTGTCCCGGGTGACCGAGGAGTCCATGTGGGCCGGTATCGCCGCCATGAAGCTCGGCAACCGCCTCGTGGACATCTCCAAGGCGATCGAGACGTACATCAAGCGTCAGCCCCGTCCCTCCACCGGTGAGCACAGCCTCGGCAAGTTCGGGATCATCGAGGACTACGGCGGCCATGGCATCGGGACCGAGATGCACATGGACCCCCACCTGCTGAACTACGTCTCGCGCAAGCGGGGCAAGGGGATCAAGCTCGTGCCGGGCATCTGCCTGGCGATCGAGCCCATGGTCTCCCTGGGCACCGCCCAGACGGAGGTCCTTTCGGACGACTGGACGGTCATCACGACGGACGGCACCTGGTCCTCGCACTGGGAGCACTCCATCGCGCTGACGGAGGCCGGGCCCATCGTCCTGACCAGCCCGGACTGCGGCAAGGCGAAGCTGGCGGAGTACGGAGTCACCACGGCTCCGGACCCCCTCGGTTAATGATCTAGACTCTGGGGCAAACTTTCCGGATTCGTCTTTCTGGGTGCCCTGACGTAGACTGACTCGTCGGCTCTCGTGCACTTCCATGCCTGCATGGCGCACCGAGCCGATCAAGGTAGCCGATTCGAAAGGCGAAGCGTGGCCAAGAAGCAAGGTGCCATCGAAATCGAGGGCACCGTGATCGAGTCCCTCCCGAACGCGATGTTCAAGGTGGAACTCCAGAACGGTCACAAGGTCCTCGCGCACATCAGCGGCAAGATGCGTATGCACTACATTCGCATCCTCCCGGATGACCGGGTCGTTGTGGAGCTGTCTCCGTACGACCTGACGCGTGGCCGGATCGTCTACCGATACAAGTAGATCTTGCTCTCACTCCTGCCTGGGCATCCGTCCCGGTGCGGGTGGTGGCACTGACCCGGAGAACCTCACCAACATGAAGGTCAAGCCGAGCGTCAAGAAGATCTGCGACAAGTGCAAGGTGATCCGCCGTCACGGTCGGGTCATGGTCATCTGCGACAACCTGCGCCACAAGCAGCGCCAGGGCTGACGCACGCCGACCGACCTGCCTTCCGCAGTTCTTCGCGCGACGTAAGAAAAACGTACATACGCAGAACCCGCCCAGCCCTGTACGGGGCCGGCGGTACCTCCGGCGGGGGCCGGGGACCCGGGCGTACCATCACCCACTTTCGGGTGGTCGGCGGTCGGGGTCGGTTCTGCTGAAGACCCCCGAACACACAGGAGCCATTGAATGGCACGCGTTTCCGGTGTTGACATCCCGCGCGAAAAGCGCGTGGAGATCGCACTCACCTACGTCTTCGGTATCGGGCGCACCCGGTCCAAGGAGATCCTCGCCTCGACCGGCGTGAACCCGAACACCCGCGTTCGTGACCTGGCCGAAGAGGACCTCGTCAAGATCCGCGAGTACGTGGACGCCAACCTCCGTACCGAGGGTGACCTCCGCCGCGAGATCCAGGGCGACATCCGCCGCAAGATCGAGATCCAGTGCTACCAGGGCATCCGCCACCGTCGTGGCCTGCCGGTGCACGGTCAGCGCACCAGCACCAACGCGCGTACCCGCAAGGGCCCGCGTCGCGCGATCGCCGGTAAGAAGAAGCCGGGCAAGAAGTAGTCCTGTTCAGCGGTCTTGCGCTGTAGGACCGACCACCTCCCGTAGGAGATTTAGATGCCCCCCAAGGGTCGTCAGGGCGCTGCCAAGAAGGTGCGCCGCAAGGAAAAGAAGAACGTCGCTCACGGGCACGCCCACATCAAGAGCACGTTCAACAACACCATCGTTTCGATCACCGACCCCTCGGGCAACGTGATCTCCTGGGCCTCCGCCGGCCACGTCGGCTTCAAGGGCTCGCGCAAGTCCACCCCCTTCGCCGCGCAGATGGCCGCCGAGTCGGCCGCCCGTCGCGCGCAGGAGCACGGCATGCGCAAGGTTGACGTCTTCGTGAAGGGTCCGGGCTCCGGCCGCGAGACCGCGATCCGCTCCCTCCAGGCCACCGGCCTCGAGGTCGGCTCGATCCAGGACGTCACCCCCACCCCGCACAACGGCTGCCGCCCGCCGAAGCGCCGCCGC comes from Streptomyces virginiae and encodes:
- the rpsE gene encoding 30S ribosomal protein S5; this encodes MAGPQRRGSGAGGGERRDRKGRDGGPAAEKTAYVERVVAINRVAKVVKGGRRFSFTALVVVGDGDGTVGVGYGKAKEVPAAIAKGVEEAKKNFFKVPRIQGTIPHPIQGEKAAGVVLLKPASPGTGVIAGGPVRAVLECAGVHDILSKSLGSDNAINIVHATVAALQGLQRPEEIAARRGLPLEDVAPAALLRARAGAGA
- the secY gene encoding preprotein translocase subunit SecY, with amino-acid sequence MLTAFARAFKTPDLRKKLLFTLGIIVLFRLGSHVPVPGVSYKNVQICVEQAGSSNGLFGLVNMFSGGALLQITIFALGIMPYITASIILQLLTVVIPKLETLKKEGQSGTAKITQYTRYLTVALAILQGTGLVATARTGALFQGCQAASEIVPDRSIFTTVVMVITMTAGTCVVMWLGELITDRGIGNGMSILMFISIAAGFIGALWQIKLQGKIADGWVEFGVVMLVGLAMVGLVVFVEQAQRRIPVQYAKRMIGRRAYGGTSTYIPLKVNQAGIIPVIFASSLLYIPALVVQFSGSQAGWATWIQKHFVKGDHPYYIAAYFLLIVFFAFFYVAISFNPEEVADNMKKYGGFIPGIRAGRPTAEYLSYVLNRITWPGSLYLGLIALVPTMALAGFGANQNFPFGGTSILIIVGVGLETVKQIESQLQQRNYEGFLR
- the rpsK gene encoding 30S ribosomal protein S11, producing MPPKGRQGAAKKVRRKEKKNVAHGHAHIKSTFNNTIVSITDPSGNVISWASAGHVGFKGSRKSTPFAAQMAAESAARRAQEHGMRKVDVFVKGPGSGRETAIRSLQATGLEVGSIQDVTPTPHNGCRPPKRRRV
- the rpmJ gene encoding 50S ribosomal protein L36 — protein: MKVKPSVKKICDKCKVIRRHGRVMVICDNLRHKQRQG
- the infA gene encoding translation initiation factor IF-1, which produces MAKKQGAIEIEGTVIESLPNAMFKVELQNGHKVLAHISGKMRMHYIRILPDDRVVVELSPYDLTRGRIVYRYK
- the rpmD gene encoding 50S ribosomal protein L30 translates to MARLKITQTKSYIGSKQNHRDTLRSLGLKRLNDVVVKEDRPEFRGMVHTVRHLVTVEEVD
- the rpsM gene encoding 30S ribosomal protein S13, translated to MARVSGVDIPREKRVEIALTYVFGIGRTRSKEILASTGVNPNTRVRDLAEEDLVKIREYVDANLRTEGDLRREIQGDIRRKIEIQCYQGIRHRRGLPVHGQRTSTNARTRKGPRRAIAGKKKPGKK
- the rpsH gene encoding 30S ribosomal protein S8 codes for the protein MTMTDPIADMLTRLRNANSAYHDTVVMPHSKIKSHIAEILKQEGFITGWKVEDAEVGKNLVLELKFGPNRERSIAGIKRISKPGLRVYAKSTNLPKVLGGLGVAIISTSHGLLTGQQAGKKGVGGEVLAYVW
- the rplR gene encoding 50S ribosomal protein L18 produces the protein MAYGVKIAKGDAYKRAAKARRHIRIRKNVSGTAERPRLVVTRSNRNIVAQVIDDLQGHTLASASTLDASIRGGEGDKSSQAQAVGALVAERAKAAGVETVVFDRGGNRYAGRIAALADAAREAGLKF
- the rplF gene encoding 50S ribosomal protein L6 produces the protein MSRIGKLPIQVPAGVDVTIDGSTVAVKGPKGSLSHTVKAPIAVVKGEDGVLNVTRPNDERQNKALHGLSRTLVANMITGVTTGYVKALEISGVGYRVLAKGSNLEFQLGYSHPILVEAPEGISFKVESPTKFTVEGIDKQKVGEVAANIRKLRKPDPYKAKGVKYAGEVIRRKVGKAGK
- the rplO gene encoding 50S ribosomal protein L15, which produces MAENSPLKAHNLRPAPGAKTAKTRVGRGEASKGKTAGRGTKGQKARYQIPQRFEGGQMPLHMRLPKLKGFKNPFRTEFQVVNLDKLGALYPEGGEVTVADLVAKGAVRKNSLVKVLGQGEISVALQVSVDAVSASAKEKIAAAGGTVTELV
- a CDS encoding adenylate kinase → MRIVLVGPPGAGKGTQAAFLAKNLSIPHISTGDLFRANISQGTDLGKQAKAYMDAGDLVPDEVTIGMAKDRMEQPDAVNGFLLDGFPRNVSQAEALDVMLQAEGMKLDAVLDLEVEEDEVVKRIAGRRICRNDSSHVFHVTYAPPKAEGVCDTCGGELYQRGDDSEATVRNRLEVYHTQTEPIIDYYKAQGLLVTIPALGEVADVTKRAMDALKK
- the map gene encoding type I methionyl aminopeptidase, with the protein product MVQIKTPEQIAKMREAGLVVAAIHAATREAAVPGATTRDLDMVARKVIADAGAKSNFLGYGGFPATICTSVNEVVVHGIPDDKTVLKDGDIISIDAGAIVDGWHGDAAYTAFVGTGHAPELVELSRVTEESMWAGIAAMKLGNRLVDISKAIETYIKRQPRPSTGEHSLGKFGIIEDYGGHGIGTEMHMDPHLLNYVSRKRGKGIKLVPGICLAIEPMVSLGTAQTEVLSDDWTVITTDGTWSSHWEHSIALTEAGPIVLTSPDCGKAKLAEYGVTTAPDPLG